A single window of Plasmodium malariae genome assembly, chromosome: 8 DNA harbors:
- the PmUG01_08042200 gene encoding co-chaperone p23, putative, whose protein sequence is MFLCFFVIHVFILCNVVLSKLNFQNEQLAAAFFESHKDYLVTKGDIVDGIEKCWFNITDYLINESIKQEKDFSNDVKTAVNSMKQKLDQLLTVSYSIKKIDTVNASFQWAQSPEYIFLNIKFSHRWSSPGALKVKDEEVISRKNIFTFSALSNDSNSITKKYIVDLTLLHNIIESETKYNFASVGKVVFTLKKEKKEIWDRLLLSKEKNPNMQVWWDMKEKYQDSIQDFLKEEEKKRKEEKDKGKKDSEKDEEKEKTSANANNEKVTTTESKNDLQENENLKNGDVGNEEYNHMHSEYDKEKSIGDDIPSNENNNNRSNSSSDDNNSNTNERAKDEKGENYEEL, encoded by the exons atgtttttatgtttttttgttattcatGTTTTTATTCTGTGTAATGTTGTCTTatcaaaattaaattttcagAATGAACAACTAGCAGCAGCCTTTTTCGAATCTCATAAGGACTACCTTGTAACCAAGGG GGATATAGTTGATGGGATAGAAAAGTGTTGGTTTAACATTACagattatttaataaacgaGTCTATAAAACAAG AAAAGGATTTCAGCAATGATGTTAAAACTGCAGTAAATTCAATGAAACAGAAACTAGATCAACTATTAACGGTTTCCTACtccattaaaaaaatagacac AGTGAATGCATCTTTTCAATGGGCCCAGTCAccagaatatatttttctgaacataaaattttcacaCAGATGGAGTTCACCAG GTGCTCTAAAAGTGAAAGATGAGGAAGTCATTTCCAGAAAAAATATCTTTACTTTTTCGGCCCTTAGTAACGACTCCAATTCGATaacaaagaaatatattgttGATCTTACCCTCCTTCATAACATAATTGAATCG gAAACCAAGTACAACTTTGCATCTGTTGGTAAAGTTGtctttacattaaaaaaagaaaaaaaagaaatttggGATAGACTACTACTgtcaaaggaaaaaaatccAAATATGCAGGTCTGGTGGGATATGAAGGAAAA gTACCAAGATAGTATTcaagattttttaaaagaagaagaaaaaaaaagaaaagaggaaaaagatAAAGGTAAAAAAGATAGCGAAAAAGatgaagaaaaggaaaaaacaagTGCAAATGCAAATAACGAAAAGGTAACTACAACCGAAAGTAAAAATGACTTACAAGAAAATGAGAACTTGAAAAACGGAGATGTGGGAAACGAAGAATACAATCACATGCACAGCGAATATGATAAGGAGAAAAGCATAGGTGATGATATCCCATCAAACGAAAATAACAACAATCGTAGTAACAGTAGCAGTGATgacaataatagtaatactaATGAACGGGCAAAAGatgaaaaaggagaaaacTACGAAGAATTATAA
- the PmUG01_08042300 gene encoding conserved Plasmodium protein, unknown function: protein MLELKRKIGRGLYYNMVIPKNWKKIVFMLVVVPPTYYAYNKRNSKNEFETIRNNDDIEKIKIMNINNMFSYIPLLMLTIYDKYIYKNKIMKKIYFKYRTTKCSQDSCNVIINMLRGSETNLKYDFISNEKNLFNKLYVYEMILEKSIKFAILSPQLSVYILQHLSEYLVNMNTKLFNERDFTPQHKQREKTNKRMLFLYLFRLVRGIPGERSSHKGASSHRKDKNSTHNREMHIYNTDNIYERYSIHKFQQMNRKKVRGEKVRNGGDRNNEEDQVSLNFLYLLNQAYDNVNRVCLNTNTNIYVNFYMINILKYICYRNYRNVLTNDIHFEELCRRNSKKSLIEHIYFYFFNRKNEYKKDREDLNEKILFYHNPYVTTIPIEYNNISNGIDYSGSSNERRVTCSNSEKGSGTSTEVEIINSSFFKWNPFTSLNMKRKVQIDSMPEEANMNKSSVSKSFPCDGRTTEKAGGWWGNGRRQWDLGMSSNSFERGRKNKMQTDEEVEVEAMEVEAMEVEAMEVEAMEEEAMEEEAMEEEAMEEEAMEEEAMEEEEVNVVENMQKKLLKDRKRIYEIKLMNDLYLVLFLRLLFECSVKMLSIKKNLYLLEKKKQFDRENRIIYMNTADAINNLKGNYLKRMRMTEGKRRHSLFFRPYGRSKWGCISDISVSGGGRSSSGGGRSSSGGGRSSSGGGSSDSGTACLTAKDAFVFLKYVKKGNGTCEMMKCSANGSDAYSALFYPNEEDFKKGIETRGTIGRPYMSVSSEGKIKFLLSSYVHKLLRKKNEWINMFISEWKRILDKHIQKVHSYVDDKVHKIKKKINYLIFNMDEALINVYHNIIHEKNINKIKIHLNNCKEKDIDLKKFEDIYSSMVTNLNNILSFVYACDHQKGAYKILNLYQNNIFYEYNYLNEYQNSFYKNHVKKYLCYFEDNFLFHLYGSGVGNNVEDTPGITTALAATPDGNVLPGFSTNDRSSYKNIEHVFHYCKNDIHLLLFLYCQRIRNCFYIFTYIYKKYNLKKNYGLKYMFYKLHFFILSNKRSSIFLGDFPYLVSNNNLFTAFSFFYFLCSYVYFLCFLVHQTTTFYPCINYFNVFAQRGMYIYLYKLCSNVRNLHS, encoded by the coding sequence ATGCTGGAACTTAAGAGAAAAATTGGAAGGGGATTGTACTACAATATGGTTATTCcgaaaaattggaaaaaaatagTCTTCATGTTAGTGGTGGTACCCCCTACATATTATGCGTACAACAAACGAAATAGCAAGAATGAGTTCGAGAcaataagaaataatgacgatatagaaaaaataaaaataatgaatattaacAACATGTTCTCATATATTCCTTTACTTATGCTTACCATTTAtgataagtatatatataaaaataaaataatgaaaaagatttattttaaatatagaaCAACAAAATGTAGTCAAGATAGTTGTAATGTTATTATAAACATGTTAAGAGGGAGTGAAACTAATTTAAAGTATGattttatttcaaatgaaaaaaatttatttaataaattatatgtttatgagATGATATTAGAAAAAAGCATTAAGTTTGCCATCCTCTCTCCTCAATTAAGTGTCTATATACTTCAGCATTTGTCCGAATACCTTGTTAATATGAACACAAAACTGTTTAATGAAAGGGATTTTACCCCACAACATAAACAAagggaaaaaacaaataaaagaatgCTCTTTTTATACTTGTTCAGATTGGTTAGAGGCATTCCGGGGGAAAGAAGTAGTCATAAGGGAGCGAGTAGTCATAGGAAGGATAAGAACAGCACTCACAATAGggaaatgcatatatataacacgGATAACATTTATGAAAGGTAcagtatacataaatttcaACAAATGAACAGGAAAAAAGTTAGGGGCGAAAAAGTGCGTAATGGAGGAGACCGTAACAATGAGGAGGACCAGGTGAGCTTGAACTTTTTGTACCTGCTCAACCAAGCATATGATAATGTTAACAGGGTTTGTCTAAATACCAACACGAACATTTacgttaatttttatatgattaacattttaaaatatatctgTTACAGAAATTATCGAAACGTGCTTACGAATGATATACATTTTGAAGAGTTATGCAGAAGAAACTCGAAAAAAAGTTTGATTgagcatatttatttttatttctttaacaGAAAAAATGAGTATAAAAAGGACAGAGAagatttaaatgaaaaaatccttttttatcataatccTTATGTTACTACTATTCCTATAGAATACAACAACATTTCGAATGGTATTGATTATAGTGGGAGTAGCAACGAAAGACGTGTAACATGTAGTAACTCAGAGAAGGGGAGTGGAACCTCCACGGAAgtagaaataataaacagTTCATTTTTTAAGTGGAATCCATTCACTAGTTTGAATATGAAGAGGAAAGTGCAAATTGACAGCATGCCGGAAGAAGCGAACATGAACAAAAGTAGTGTTAGTAAGTCTTTTCCCTGTGATGGTAGGACGACAGAAAAGGCGGGTGGCTGGTGGGGCAACGGAAGACGCCAGTGGGACTTAGGAATGAGTAGTAATAGTTTCGaaagaggaagaaaaaataaaatgcaaaCAGATGAAGAAGTGGAAGTAGAAGCAATGGAAGTAGAAGCAATGGAAGTAGAAGCAATGGAAGTAGAAGCAATGGAAGAAGAAGCAATGGAAGAAGAAGCAATGGAAGAAGAAGCAATGGAAGAAGAAGCAATGGAAGAAGAAGCAatggaagaagaagaagttAACGTGGTGGAAAACATGCAGAAAAAGCTACTGAAAGATCGAAAGAGAATTTACGAGATTAAACTCATGAACGATTTGTACCTAGTACTGTTCCTAAGGCTACTATTCGAATGCTCTGTAAAAATGTTGagtattaaaaagaatttatatctgctggaaaagaaaaagcagtTTGATAGAGAAAAtcgaataatatatatgaacacgGCAGATGCGATAAACAACTTGAAGggaaattatttaaaaagaatgcGCATGACAGAGGGCAAAAGGAGGCACAGCCTTTTCTTTCGCCCCTACGGAAGATCAAAATGGGGATGTATTAGCGATATTAGCGTTAGCGGTGGTGGTAGAAGTAGTAGCGGTGGTGGTAGAAGTAGTAGCGGTGGTGGTAGAAGTAGTAGCGGGGGTGGTAGTAGTGACAGTGGAACGGCCTGCTTAACTGCAAAAGATGCATTcgtatttttgaaatatgtGAAGAAGGGTAATGGTACATGCGAAATGATGAAGTGCTCAGCAAATGGCAGTGATGCTTATTCTGCTCTGTTTTACCCGAATGAAGAGGATTTCAAAAAAGGAATAGAAACGAGGGGTACAATAGGTAGACCCTATATGAGTGTTAGTAGCGAAGGAAAGATTAAATTCCTTCTCTCGtcgtatgtacataaattattaaggaaaaaaaatgaatggatTAATATGTTCATTTCAGAATGGAAAAGAATACTTgataaacatatacaaaaAGTACATAGTTATGTAGATGATAAGgtacacaaaataaaaaaaaaaattaattatttaatcttTAATATGGATGAGgctttaataaatgtataccaTAACATAATTCatgaaaagaatataaataaaatcaaaatacACTTGAACAAttgtaaagaaaaagatattgatctaaaaaaatttgaagacATATACTCATCCATGGTTACTAACTTGAATAACATTCTTTCATTTGTCTATGCATGTGATCATCAGAAAGGGgcttacaaaattttaaatctatatcaaaataatatattctatgAATACAATTACTTGAATGAATACCAGAACAGCTTTTATAAAAACCACGTAAAGAAATACTTGTGCTACTTtgaagataattttttattccatttgtATGGAAGTGGAGTTGGGAATAACGTGGAAGACACACCAGGGATTACCACTGCACTTGCTGCTACACCAGATGGGAACGTTCTCCCAGGGTTCAGCACGAACGATCGAAGTAGCTACAAAAACATAGAGCATGTTTTCCACTACTGCAAGAATGACATACACCTGTTGCTGTTTCTATACTGCCAACGTATTAGAAATTgcttttacatatttacatatatatataaaaaatacaatttaaaaaaaaattatggtttgaagtatatgttttataaactacatttttttattttatcgaATAAAAGGTCTTCGATCTTTTTGGGAGATTTCCCATATCTTGTTTCTAATAACAATCTTTTTACagccttttcttttttttattttttatgttcatatgtatatttcttatGTTTCCTAGTTCATCAAACCACTACTTTTTATCCTTGCATCAATTACTTTAACGTATTTGCTCAACGGGGTATGTATATCTACCTGTACAAATTATGCAGCAACGTTAGGAACCTCCACAGTTAA
- the PmUG01_08042400 gene encoding conserved Plasmodium protein, unknown function produces the protein MYFRNVNVVLLCIILFGKLNSVCLINNKQLFLNNVRNNKSFCPRIKLKKINKRTTFNNTSFRKAYNNLFLFDKLKRGLHFFSYLKNDEDEKFLQSIISNINDLAAIKQIVQNEEKKELEKENMKKILQHAVFSRITFKIINSISYLVKHFDVDKALICSILNDIGEHVKEPKEAESFLALHFFLLKDEDIELFSMVHIIDFFKSKQKLMETIQNIKRRIYEECVNELVRRQLDRYSLFCKKKKIKYDIKDAMNKIELHVKDEELYFSYDYKDLLKLFEKSIEIEKSKGSKDIIRGYVNSSSMEGHKESNVVNVSIDDNTDVNVDDNENLKELRKTYEELQSFNDSIIRFIDTDQELYYFDENEYSFRNRRKKASSYDDDRCGKPYEDNKYDNQYEDQYGDQYDDKYADQDDDPYGDEDRDRVKAVQKNIDEYIEKCTREKNMSIEDIKNEFIEQADMNFKKFMESIKLDENANETEASIAPTTIVKEKKKNPDKTTSSTNEITNFKLKKISTNEEDINLTNDILYERLRIKVLYYLQKMEYLKFKYQYDIINERYPINKNEKTVLDVLKYNYKLVVAPHIDNSIFHKDIPERATQDKVENAANIVTEPTHRRKKHFKFKCANCNYHIFNTSDKDIPEKLEACPQCNAKV, from the exons ATGTATTTTAGAAATGTTAATGTCGTTCTTTTGTGCATTATCCTATTTGGTAAATTAAATTCTGTTTGtctaataaataataaacagtTGTTTCTTAACAAtgtaagaaataataaatcttTTTGTCCTCGCATAaagctaaaaaaaataaacaagagAACAACTTTTAACAATACCTCTTTTAGAAAAGCATATAACAACCTCTTTCTTTTTGACAAGCTAAAAAGGGGAttgcatttttttagttatttgAAAAACGACGAAGATGAG aaATTTTTGCAGAGCATAATCTCGAATATCAATGATTTAGCAGCAATCAAACAAATTGTACAGAACGAGGAGAAGAAAgaattagaaaaagaaaacatgAAAAAGATTTTGCAGCACGCAGTATTTTCACGTATTACGTTCAAGATTATAAACAGTATATCTTATCTGGTTAAGCACTTCGATGTAGACAAAGCGCTG ATATGCTCCATTCTAAACGATATAGGCGAACATGTTAAGGAACCAAAAGAGGCAGAGAGTTTTCTAGCCTTacacttttttcttttaaaagaTGAAGACATagaa CTTTTTTCGATGGTGCACATTATCGACTTTTTCAAAAGCAAGCAGAAACTAATGGAAACGATACAAAACATAAAAA GAAGAATATACGAAGAGTGTGTAAATGAGCTGGTGAGAAGGCAGCTTGACAGATATAgtcttttttgtaaaaaaaaaaaaataaagtatgatataaaagatgcaatgaataaaattgaaCTGCATGTAAAAGATGAGGAGTTATATTTTAGTTACGATTATAAAGAtttattaaaactttttgaaaaaagcaTAGAGATAGAAAAGAGTAAAGGGAGCAAGGATATCATTAGAGGATATGTTAATTCATCATCCATGGAGGGGCATAAAGAAAGTAATGTAGTTAATGTTTCAATTGATGATAACACTGATGTTAATGTTGATGacaatgaaaatttaaaagaattaagaAAAACATACGAAGAGTTACAGTCCTTTAATGATTCGATTATTCGATTCATCGATACAGATCAAGAACTGTACTATTTTGACGAAAATGAATACAGCTTTAGAAATAGAAGGAAAAAGGCCAGCAGCTACGATGATGATAGATGTGGTAAACCTTACGAGGATAACAAGTATGATAACCAGTATGAAGACCAGTATGGGGATCAGTATGACGATAAGTATGCTGACCAGGATGATGATCCTTATGGGGATGAGGATAGGGACCGAGTTAAAGCTGTGCAAAAGAACATAGACGAGTACATAGAGAAATGTACAAGAGAGAAAAACATGTCGATTgaagatattaaaaatgagtTCATAGAACAGGCAGatatgaattttaaaaaatttatggaaAGTATAAAACTTGATGAAAATGCAAATGAAACAGAAGCATCAATAGCACCTACAACGatagtaaaagaaaaaaaaaaaaatccagATAAAACGACATCATCTACAAACgaaataacaaattttaagcttaaaaaaataagcacaAATGAAGAGGATATAAATTTAACGAATGATATACTGTACGAAAGGCTACGaataaaagttttatattatcttcAAAAAATGGAATACTTAAAATTCAAGTATCAGTATGACATTATTAATGAAAGGTATCctataaacaaaaatgaaaaaacggTATTAGATGTTCTAAAATACAACTATAAGCTAGTTGTTGCTCCTCACATTGACAACTCTATATTTCACAAGGACATTCCAGAGAGAGCTACACAAGATAAAGTAGAAAACGCAGCGAACATAGTGACTGAGCCCACTCATCGAAGAA AGAAGCATTTTAAATTCAAGTGCGCCAATTGTAATTACCACATTTTCAATACAA GTGATAAGGACATACCCGAGAAGTTAGAAGCATGCCCGCAATGTAACGCGAAAGTTTGA
- the PmUG01_08042500 gene encoding conserved Plasmodium protein, unknown function — MLNILTFVLFYTLLNDNIITNNKLPHSIYSYVIHNNRNVAFFKSKHRKAYVKKKTINYEDGINEKKHQKKKKSPFVTQKDISHINTMALALLEFKKLHNNLMVPENYILKSEDNENLKNYKLWKKLQDIKNEKSDKKKKYIYLVLKKMDFPLNTIFSKEEIENFETDDVEITTMSHLSTEENVHFDFDERQEVRKELFSPYIKKAKDKKGENVKDFLALYKFIPKISEQSELPPYSNRSVRKKGILKYILEDLKKDEIFNSHYNYYYDNIYNNVNDDDINDYFKLVMKFRRSNESYDFFVNRRRSFFSEENRKEKKFFLYTRKEIEGAHSYDFDKWSFSDFVEALVFFNELYLDLNKEKYEQFRKGEGSEELDITDFNSLDPGFVVPSDNVWPQEWHSMPLGMYINQVRMGDIDAKFHFIRRKILDYLMLDFKSEEYENKYIDFTFRKLFLGLGWFIHTRGHPITICPFDKIQFDTFSMDFCKPEEIQGLHLGYLVIQAQTHEKIFWNNYRDRFEFMKGLEINIRSADDLIF; from the exons ATGTTGAACATCTTAACCTTTGTATTGTTTTACACCTTATTAAATGATAAcattataacaaataataaactaCCTCATTCGATTTATTCATatgttatacataataaCAGGAATGttgctttttttaaaagcaaGCACAGAAAAGCATacgttaaaaaaaagactaTAAACTATGAAGATGGtattaatgaaaagaagcatcaaaaaaaaaaaaaaagtccaT TTGTCACACAGAAAGACATTTCTCACATCAATACAATGGCGTTAGCTCTACTGGAGTTTAAA AAATTACATAACAACTTAATGGTGCCGGAGAATTACATCCTTAAGTCAGAAGACAATGAAA acttaaaaaattataaactgTGGAAAAAGTTGCAAGacattaaaaatgaaaagagtgacaaaaaaaagaaatacattTATCTTGTTTTGAAGAAGATGGATTTCCCTCTAAATACTATATTTA GTaaagaagaaatagaaaatttcGAAACTGACGATGTGGAGATTACAACAATGTCCCATTTATCAA CTGAGGAAAACGTACATTTCGATTTTGACGAGAGACAGGAGGTCCGCAAGGAATTATTCTCGCCTTATATCAAAAAGGCAAAAG ATAAAAAAGGTGAAAATGTAAAGGATTTTCTAGCCTTATATAAGTTCATACCGAAAATAAGTGAACAG AGTGAACTACCTCCATACTCCAACAGAAGTGTTCGAAAGAAaggaattttaaaatatattttagaagACTTAAAAAAAGACGAGATATTTAACTCGCATTACAACTACTACTATGACAATATCTACAATAATGTAAATGATGATGACATAAATGACTACTTTAAGCTCGTTATGAAGTTCAGACGATCCAACGAAAGTTATgatttttttgttaacaGAAGAAGATCCTTTTTTAGTG AAGAAAATAGGAAAGAGAAGAAGTTTTTCCTGTATACTCGAAAGGAAATCGAAGGAGCACACTCCTACGACTTTGACAAATG GTCCTTTTCCGACTTTGTAGAAGCcttagttttttttaat GAATTGTACCTAGATTTAAATAAAGAGAAGTATGAACAATTTAGAAAAGGTGAAGGAAGTGAAGAGTTGGATATCACTGACTTTAACTCACTGGATCCTGGTTTTGTCGTTCCGA GCGACAATGTGTGGCCCCAGGAATGGCACAGCATGCCGCTAG GAATGTATATAAATCAAGTGAGGATGGGGGATATCGATGCAAAGTTTCATTTcataagaagaaaaatctTAGACTACTTAATGCTTGATTTTAAGTCAGAGGAATAcgagaataaatatattgattTTACGTTTAGGAAGCTTTTTTTGGGACTGGGATG GTTTATTCACACGAGAGGACATCCAATAACTATTTGCCCATTTGACAAAATTCAGTTTGATACATTTTCCATGGACTTTTGCAAGCCTGAGGAGAtacaa GGCCTGCATTTGGGATATTTGGTTATTCAGGCGCAAACGCACGAGAAAATATTTTG GAATAATTATAGAGATAGATTTGAATTCATGAAAG GCCTAGagataaatataagaagTGCGGAcgatttaattttttaa
- the PmUG01_08042600 gene encoding conserved Plasmodium protein, unknown function has protein sequence MKNLNIISSKIVEERVKEYCRKIEENKLKSVKATIRIDKNKININNRKKLYLEKLRNEEIERNNNILKKKLEGINKREKKALEIIKDTTVQKLNTRKKNFLFENIKKAKIKKEKKKINNVNTNACLIDNAPLKNQKKKVVYKGYIDDIQKGCKFYTEIKTDDEFNLSVLTLNLKNKRVKRISYNNENHHKLLNDLGSYEEIAKSITLKEEECVDKTERASLNKKRNEYKASDRPMRIKHRIMLENIEKTCDFYIKKYFIDDLDNTSNDINETPSYEHATNNDPNTNAIASANTNTIASANTNTSVRANTNNDVNYFKKRKNSLLLMKNELLYKSKINEAQALLIFRKIKEKLRSNPNFIKSSNQVNRSVNSKNLPRIQNQSSKYKKEETKVHGVSKLEINTTNDEKKECKRKGDLQNGLKDEIKDEIKDEIKDEIKDEIKDEMQGEAQSETQNEIKDELKDEIKDEITDEIKDEITDEIKDEITDEIKDEITDEIKDEIKNEIKDEITDEIKDEITDEIKDEIKNEIKDEITEGMPSGSTPSNRRGSISSEQKKRKDNLSNDYSNVINETNIELNNDKDINSNKAEEETHYLGQSTADDENIELRVERKNEQNNYIVDEKVDDKDKDGVDTAVQDDEADDKVDDTVQDDEADDKVDDTVQGDEADDKVDDTVKNDEEKDEVDDTVQEDEAADKVDDPLQEGNAKDRVNDTVQDENEDDKAVATIQKGKAKNKIDDMVQDDEAGEGEIEEHYFGDNDLEKNIPNEHVSDAN, from the exons atgaaaaatcTTAACATTATAAGTAGCAAAATAGTCGAAGAAAGAGTCAAGGAATACTGTAGAAAAATAGAGgagaacaaattaaaaagtgtAAAGGCTACAATACGAATAGACAAAAATAAGATTAATATTAACAACAGGAAGAAATTGTACCTAGAGAAACTAAGGAATGAAGAAATCGaaagaaataataa TATCCTGAAGAAGAAATTGGAGGGAATTaacaaaagagaaaaaaaagcattagAAATAATTAAGGATACAACTGTCCAAAAACTTAacacaagaaaaaaaaattttttgtttgaaaatataaagaaagcgaaaattaaaaaagaaaagaaaaaaataaacaatgtTAATACCAATGCTTGTTTGATCGATAACGCACCCCTCAAAAAT caaaagaaaaaagttgTGTACAAAGGATATATTGACGACATCCAAAAGGGCTGTAAATTTTACACAG AGATAAAAACAGATGACGAGTTCAACTTAAGTGTTCTCACGTTAAacctaaaaaataaaagagtgAAAAGAATAtcttataataatgaaaaccATCATAAACTGTTaaac GATCTAGGGAGTTACGAAGAAATAGCAAAAAGCATAACACTAAAGGAAGAGGAGTGTGTAGACAAAACGGAAAGAGCtagtttaaataaaaaaagaaatgaatataaGGCAAGTGATAGACCGATGAGAATTAAGCATAGAATTATGCTggaaaatattgaaaaaacatgcgatttttatataaaaaaatatttcatcgATGATTTAGATAATACAAGTAACGATATAAACGAAACACCGAGTTATGAGCATGCTACTAATAATGATCCGAACACAAATGCTATTGCTAGTGCTAACACAAATACTATTGCTAGTGCTAACACAAATACAAGTGTTAGAGCAAATACGAATAATGACGTAAATTATTtcaagaaaagaaagaattcCCTTCTTTTAATGAAAAACGAACTACTATATAAgtcaaaaattaatgaagCACAGGCactattaatttttagaaagataaaagaaaagCTCAGGAGCAACCCCAACTTTATCAAGTCAA GTAACCAAGTGAATCGTAGTGtcaattcaaaaaatttgcCTCGAATACAAAATCAGTCAAGCAAGtacaaaaaggaagaaaCAAAAGTTCATGGTGTGTCGAAACTTGAAATCAATACAacaaatgatgaaaaaaaggaatgcAAAAGGAAGGGAGATTTACAAAATGGTTTAAAAGATGAAATAAAAGATGAAATAAAAGATGAAATAAAAGATGAAATAAAAGATGAAATAAAAGATGAAATGCAAGGTGAAGCACAAAGTGAAacacaaaatgaaataaaagacGAACTAAAAGACGAAATAAAAGACGAAATAACAGACGAAATAAAAGACGAAATAACAGACGAAATAAAAGACGAAATAACAGACGAAATAAAAGACGAAATAACAGACGAAATAAAAGACGAaataaaaaacgaaataaaagaCGAAATAACAGACGAAATAAAAGACGAAATAACAGACGAAATAAAAGACGAaataaaaaacgaaataaaagaCGAAATAACAGAGGGCATGCCAAGTGGCTCCACTCCAAGCAACAGAAGGGGAAGTATAAGTTCTGAacagaagaaaagaaaagataatCTTTCTAATGATTACTCCAATGTAATTAATGAAACGAATATTGAACTAAACAATGATAAGGatataaattcaaataaagCGGAGGAGGAAACACATTATTTAGGTCAATCTACAGCTGATGATGAAAATATAGAGTTGAGAgtggaaagaaaaaatgaacaaaataactACATAGTAGACGAGAAGGTAGATGACAAAGACAAAGATGGAGTAGATACGGCAGTTCAAGATGATGAAGCGGATGATAAAGTAGATGATACGGTGCAAGATGATGAAGCGGATGATAAAGTAGATGATACGGTGCAAGGTGATGAAGCGGATGATAAAGTAGATGATACGGTAAAAAACGACGAAGAAAAAGATGAAGTAGACGATACAGTGCAAGAAGACGAAGCAGCTGATAAAGTGGATGACCCACTGCAGGAAGGTAACGCAAAAGATAGAGTAAATGATACAGTGCAAGATGAGAACGAGGATGATAAAGCAGTTGCCACTATACAAAAGGGTAAagcgaaaaataaaatagacgATATGGTACAAGATGACGAAGCTGGAGAAGGTGAAATAGAAGAACATTACTTTGGTGATAACGACTTAGAGAAAAATATTCCTAATGAACATGTGTCAGATGCGAACTAA